TTGTCTGCTGATGTAAGAATCTAGACCtcctgtttttattcttggTTTAAAAAGCACAATTTGTCACATGTatttacacacattttaaacaaGATTTGTAAGAGTGAAGCAGAATGTAATTTGTCACCCCATTAGGATAACTAACTGCAGGCTGCAGGCTTTAAATTGAGCTGGACTTTAGTGTAGTGTCATTTTTAGTTACTGTGTCTCCCATGTGGCAACCTTCATGGTTATAAATATGCCATGTTTGATGTTGCAGTGTTTACAACCATCACTTAATTCAGTATTATTCAACGTCCAGGATTTTAACCATTTCATTTGTGGAATTCTCAGTGAAACAGTAGGAAAAGCTGCTGATTTACCTGGAGGTGGCTGTAAGTGTGCAGAGCTCCACCTGTCAAATATGGAATGTCGCCTGGCCAAGCCCCACCCACATCTTGGTGAGAGAGGACAAACAGATGAACACCACATCCCTGATGGACGCACTCCTTGACCACTGACACGGCCTGTTCTGATGGCTGAAAGATGGACTgtgggagggggaggagaaagAAATTTACATATGGTGAGGGGTCATTCGCCAAAGGATGAGTTCAACGGTTACATTGCGACCCTAGTAACCACAGATGTTTACACCTTATGGCATTGAGATAGTCTACCTTTGGTTTGTTGGTGCCAAAGAAGCCTGAGCTTGTATGTCCAGTCTCTATCAGAGAGGTAGTATGGAAGATCAGCAGCTTGCCAGGACAACCCAGACCCTAGTTTGTAATACAGTCAGTTATGATTTTATCAATATTTAATGCAGCCACATCGCACAAAGAAAAACCTTTAATTGTGACATTTAGCCTATTGAAGTTTAGTGCAGTTATGCCAAACCTGTAGTACAGCAAGTCCTGCTTTGACAGGCAGCTCCATGGGAACTCCACCGGAGTCAGTTCCTTCTGTGTTGAACTGAGGAACGAGTTGTAACACGCTGCATGAAGAACAGAGACAAACAGATTGTGAAACTCATAAAAGACATCAAGACAAGACTATACTTACATCAGAGTTTAAAAACAGTGGCACCTGCAAGTGCTCTGCAAGTGCTACCAatcagcctcctagtagatgcacttatggtatcaatttgaaattCCTGGGTGACTTTCTAAGTAAGTGCATTAACAAACTTGAATGTAAATGACACCTAACCGCCTGCCTGCCAGGGTTTTGTGGTAATTAGCATACTAGCATTGTTTTCCTAAAAACATGTCTACCATGGGTTAGGGTTATTAGGGTAATAGGGCTATTATCTACCTTTTTAAGCCATAAAAACAGCTCGTGAGTTTAATTTTTGTAAACGAGGAAAAGTGAGAAATAAAATGGCAATAAGACAGAGTTCACCTGTTTGTGATGGGTCAAGTTAATTGCTGCATTATCAGAAACAGCCTGCATGTAAATGCCAGCTTGACCCCACATGGTCACAGACCTGGTACCTGTGTTTGAAGCAatcatttcaaaggcaacacGATTGCAGGTTTATTGCATACATTTGCAATTATTTTGCCTGTTCTATAGTCTCCAGCTAGCGTTTTCACTATAGTGACTGCAGCATTTGTGGCACCACAGTGGTCAAGGCCACTGAATGAGATCAGGGGAGTAACCATGACAAATGTGCCAAATTCCACAGCTTTTTATCAACATGGACCTCAAACGTTGTGGTTGCCTGTGCTGATTGCCTGCTTTGCTACcaataaaagataaaatattactttaaagagtgaaacatgaaacactgacatgaacAAAGTAGCACCACTGCATCAGTTCGTCATACAGACTCTGCAAAATACATCTGAAAAAACTGTTAGCATCTCTGTTACCTGTCGATGCTGCTGATACAGTCTTTGAGGGGCACCAGAAGTCCTTCCCTCACAGGAAGCTGCAGGTCTTCTGTCTCTGTGATGACCAGCATATGTGGGCGGGACAGTTCAGGAGTGAGGTCGTAGAGGTGGATCCTGCTGTCATACGTCATCAAACCAACACGGACATCTAAAGCATCACCATCCTCCCTAAACACACAGGATGAAACCTTAAAGACAAACCAGGATTTATCAAAATTGCACAGGAATATTACTGAACACTGTTTTACCTGTTCATAGAGTTAAGCagcatttgtatttgttgtgTTACAAATTCCAAGTGTCCTCCTCTCAGTGCTGAGACAGACACATCTATGGCTAGAAGGAGTGCAGCAGCTTCCCCCTGAAACAATATGACAAGCATGTCACAGTTGTACTTAAATTTCACAAAGCCCGTTTTCAAGAGCAGCTAATGATCATCAACGTgcaaacaaaactgtaaatggGTAACCTTCTGAGAATTGAGGATTTCATATGACCCCGTGCTGAGTTCAGGCCTCTTCTCCTTATCGACCCGAACCCCGTTCACACCATTGGTAGGCTGGTAGTGCTGCCATGGTACTGAAACACAAGAGAAGACAGACAAACTGCAGCTacacaaaaagcaacaaaatacaacaaactaCACTCAGTTTGTCCACAGCAGTTCAATACACTGAAATGGCTTTTAAACTTCTTACTCGTCTTCATTCCACCaatattttaagtatttttacTCAAACAAGTACGTTCCATAAATCCATAAAGTCTTCAGgtcaaaaagacacaaaatatttttctgttaatAAACAGTACAGTGTAGAAAAAgttggtaaaaaaacaaactattgaAGGAAACAAAAGACAgtacaaatttaatttaatttaaagtgaaagCAAGGAGTTAAAGGTCCAGAGCCTTGGGACAATGACTACAAATGTTCTGCCTCCTTTATTATTGAGCTTGACCCCTGGAATACACGACTGACCTCAGTGTTTGTACAGACCACATAACTACTGCATAGATGAAGTTTAGTGTATTTGAATTTAATcaaatatagtttttttttgtatttttggtatTTGTGAGTTTACCTTCTCTCTGTTAAATCTTACCTTCACTGAGTTTGCCACAGAAGGGGCAGTAAAACCTTTGACCACAATCCTGCCAGCCCATCGCTGGACACATGGAAGCTCCACACCCCCCACAGCCCACAACACACTCTGTCTCTTTGCACAGTGGGAGTGGCTTCTAGaggcaacaaacaaacacatttaatgcaTCTAATATCTAAATGCCATATTAGTTGATTGTAGCAACAGTATTGTAGCTTCATCTCCATTTTTAACAGAATATGAAGCAAACTGAGCAGCGAGAAACTAACCTCTTCAGCACTTTGTTTTACCAGAGGGGTGATCAGAGCGCCCAGCGGCAGACAGCTAAGCAGAGCGGCCTGACCCTCACAGGGCACACAGTACGAAGTGGAGCGGATGGCAAAAGGACTTGCATTACCTACAACAGAGATAAGCACACAGAGGATCAAAGATGGGATGCAGGTTTTAAGTAATGGTGATGCACTGGTGAATATGCCATCTGCAACCAGAGTGctggataaaataaatttagGAATACagacagttttgtgtgtgttcaccTCTGTCCTCTACGATACAGGAAGTAGTTGCCAATGGAGGAAGACTGGAAAAAGGCTCAGAGGTAAAAACCTTCCCCTCCCACTCAGCCTTGTCTTCCGTCATCACTTTCACCTAAGGCCAAGAGAGAAACAAGAGGCGGAATCAAGAATATGTTAACATTTCAGAGGAAAGACATATACGTGTAAATGCATGGAATTAAGGATAAATACTAAGCTGCAAAAGAAACAAGCAGAAATAGTTAACGATACTTTACATTAATGGAAATTAGACATATTAGGGAGAGAACATGCATCGTCCTTCAGACTAAAAGCCTGAGAGAAGTTGAAGAGAAAATTGTTCTTCACTTTAAAGGAGCAGACAGGAGTTAGTTAGGAAAAGACAGAAAGGTAAGAGGATAAAAGAACTTACAGCGCTAGGCAGTAGCTCTGGGTCCAGACCATAACGAGATTCAGAGTTAAGAGACTGCAGAGAGGAAAGGTAAAAGCTCATTCTCAGAGCTAAAATGACACACAGGTGATAACAGTCAACACGAGCTGATGTTCAACCTAGTTTCTGATTCTAAAGAATAAAGGTTCCTCAGTTTTACAGCAGAGTAAACACACGTGAAGAAGTTAGCTTATAATGTTAGAAACTTATAAACAACTTCCTTAAATTTATGGGGTTCTAAAGACTAAGAAATTATTTTGCTATAAATTATTAGaattatatatatgcatatttaatATTAGATGTTTCCTCACCTGAGGTGTGAAGCTTTTGACCTGTGCAGCTGCAGTGGGAACAAACTGGTTTATGTTTTCTGGGGAGAAAGGGGAGATCCAGAATAGTAATAAGTGGTCTATTTTTATTCACACTACAGCACATGACATCTGATTAATATTAATGAACTCACCTCCAGAGTGTGCTGGAAGTGTCCACTGAGGCTGCTGTTCGATGGGAGATGTGGGCGAGGCATGATTGTGAGTAAATACTGCAGATGATCTGGCATTTGCTCCCTCAAATCCAGGCTGAGGTATACACTGTAGACTCTCGTTTTCATATAAAGGAGGCCTAATGGGCAAATGATTTTGATGTGGTGACTGAGGTCCATTTACTGAATCCTGCTGTGTGTAGGGATGCTGGAAATGTTGAGCTACAGCTTGGTAAGGGTTGTGAGGGGAATGAAGTGATGTCCATTGGGTGTCACAAGGATGAATGTCTTCATTCATGTTACCTCCTTGGCTTGCAGCTGGAATCGTGGCTGAAACATCAGGAATGACTGGCTGCACACTGTGGTCGGTGTTATTAACATGTAACAAGCTGTTATGAGGATTGTTGTTATTGGGTGAAAATACAGTGAAGTCTCTCTGGAAGCTGGAGCTGGACATCTGGAGGTGGTTGTAGCAAGGAGTGTAATCAGAAGGAGACCTCAGGTTGAGATGCTGAAAGCTGGGCAGAGGGTCAAAGAGGTGTCTTGGAGGTGAAGCTGTGGACCAGTCCTTCTGACCCGCCCACGGCTGGCAGGGTgtctggctctgattggctgaggggACGTCCATCATGCTCCATAACCATCACTGATAGGTGTATTTCGTTTTGGAGGCGTCACctaaagagaaaacagaaaaatatatcaGGAGGGTTGTAATGTGATCCTGCGCTCTCCACTGACACAGGTTAGATTTTGGAATACgttgcattttcaaaaacacagatttttcgCTATGAGTTCAGTTTCTATGATTTttaagcaaattttagcagaaacTGTCGAGTCTACATAACCGCTAGCTGTCCTTCGGATAGCACCGGATCTAAATGATCATGAAACAGATCAGTAACAGTACACATAAGCAAACACGATGAGATAAAACACCAATGACTCAAGAAACAAATTCATATTCGGTTATAAAAGACTTAATACCCTCGGACATCAAAGGAAACGGCGGGCTCCGCATGCAGCACTTGAACATTTGCGTCCTCATTTTCGCCTCCCCTACACCGGAAGCGAAATGCTTTACGTTATATTAAAATGTAGAAGAATGCACGAATGCAATAATAGTAGTTTTGTAAGCGTTTGATAGTAGCTCCAGCATCCCCGGTTCCCGTTATACACCTGAGACTCACTGCAATGGAAGCGTCATCACGCTGGAAAGTCTCACGTTTCCGTTTGTCCTTTCACAGTAAAAGCCTCCAAAACGTACATATTTAATTCGGTTACTAATTTGGAGTTATATAATGGGACtagatgaaaatgttttctatACTATATCATCTGTGCTGAATTTCAGAttattgcacatttatttaaataatttaaaagtagCTGCTAATTCTTTCCAGCTGAAGATGCCCAGAAAACCTGAAAAGTAACTAAATACATATATGGTAAATGAAATAAGGTCAGCCAACAAGAAGCTACAATACTAAACACGTGCTTAAATGAGTGTCAGATTGGCGACCTACTAAGGGTGTACCATGCCTCTCTGTTACTGTTAAGAATGAACAGTGCAGTTCTGTCACCAAGTACTTTCTTTTTGAGAAATTAAGATACTGTTTTGATGAACCTTTTATAGTTATATTTGATCAAATTCAAACATTCTGAATGACTAATTTTCCTACCACTCCTGTACACTCTTGGTGTACAATAATGTGCCATCAAGATACAAGGTTTTGCCCCCCTGgccaaaaaaaaagctacaataTTATTTTTGAGACTTTACTgttgaacatttattttaacaaagcaTCATGTGCCAGTATACCAACCAATGTAACCAGATACTGTATTCAAAATTGGTCACAGTACCCAGGAACaccataaaaaaaaccttttatctAAATGTGAATAAAACAGTAATTTTTCAGTATTCATGAACAGTCTCTGTTAAACAAActtgataaaataaaacataaaaaaaaagaaaacaaaaactgagaacCATAATGGAAAGATATTCTCACATCTGATATACAAATGGACAGAAAGACTAAAGAACAATAAGTCAGCTGAAGGATGTGAAATGTTGCAGGTTTGAGTATTAACATCATATCAAATCTACAGCTGTTGGTAATGTGGAGTACTCTGCTGTCCCGCTGATTTTCTGGGCCTTTTCCTGCTTTTTGGTGAATCTTGGAAACAGTCACTTTGTCTTTGCAGGGTTGTGATCCTGTTTCTGACGTAGTCCTTCACCCCTTTCCACGTGCGGTTTCTCAGCGCTCTTGGCTCAGCATCAAGACACCTGATGCAGTCGTCTTTCTGAGGCACCTTGTGGCCTTGAATGAAACTCATCATGTGTCTTTCTACAGCGTGGACCTCTGCCTCCTCCCACGTGTGTTTAGTTTTAAGGTGGAAACCTATGAGgatgaaaaaaaacaccataacaatatattattttttcatggttatttctttttatgattTTGTCAGGGGCCATCTGTAGATGCTTCTATCATGCAACTGAATGTATTATTTGCTGTATTTGTGCCCACCTTGTTTTTATAGATAATACCAGATTACTGTTTCATTCGGATGCTAATGACTGCTTGTTGAGAAAGTGCATCCATCATGCCCAACAAAGAAGTGGGTACACCTATTCCGTTTATTTTTAGATGTTAAATATAAATGACTACTTTACTTTTTATGAAATATATAATATTGAACTGGAAGGGCTATAAGTAAAATGCTCCACACACAGACTTTGTTCCATTTTGGAtactatttgtttattttccatgaGCTCTTTTCACCTAAAATGCTGCACGTAGGACCGCCATATCTAGATTGTGTTAATATACTGTGCTGCTAGAGGCTGGTGGGTTTACTTGTGAAATAGTTTGAATCTTATTTGACAAAATATGTGATTATTTCATTCATCGTGGTAAAAAGCTAACATTCCAAAAAATTGCAAAGATGAACGAGGCAGATGAAGAAAGATGTAAGGTGTCCTGAACCTTCAGCAACACATAAAAGGTGGTTGGCCTACTAATTTGactcttgtatttttattaatttattataagTTTGTGTGACGGTCCCATTATTGTGATGAAGGCAATCTAAACCAAAGGCAAACAGAAATGAATAGACAGGAAGTATATTAAAGGTGACCATTATTACCTTTCTCACTGGATTTGACAGATCTGCTCGTTTTGCTGGAGCTTGTTGTTTCTTCATCTTCTTGTTGATCATAAAACATTTCTGTTCCACCACCTGCATAGGAGTCATTGTGATCCCATGAACTGGCTTGTTCTCCACCTGCAGACTGTCTCACTGTATTgaagacaaaaaatatatacgTATAAGGAAAattattactttattactttttactGGGAATCTTAATGGGGAGAGTAGGGGGAGAGATAAGTCAATTAAGAGGGAATGTTGAAGAAAACAACATCATATCAAATCTACAGCGGTTAGTAATATGCAGTACTCTGCTGTGGCTCTGCTGATTTTCTGGGCCTTTTCCTGCTTTTCGGTGAATCCAGGGAGAAGCCGCTTTGTCTTTGTAGGGTTGTGATCCTGTTTCTGACGTAGTCCTTTACACCTTTCCACGTGCGATTTCTCAGCACTCTTGGCTCAGCATCAAGACACTTTATGCAGTCGTCTTTCTGAGGCACCTTGTGGCCTTGAATGAAACTCATCATGTGTCTTTCTACAGCGTGGACCTCTGCCTCCTCCCAcgtgtgtttagttttatgaAGGGAACCTGtcatgcagaaaagaaaaaaaatcaatgatcCTGACATTAAAATTCATCTTGGGCAGAGAGTATAGGAATATTTTTCTGAGAACTTCCTTGTGATCTGTGTGCAAGACCagaaccaaaaataaaatctaattatTTAATTTGCACTGATAAAAAGCAGGTATCCCTAAAACCTGGGCTAAAATGCTAGCCACGCAATGACAGAGTAAGAACCATGGAGGTCTAAAAGATCAACTGAATTCTACTAATGTACGTAAAATACGTAAAATACTGTAAGTAAAATTAAGTCTGACAGTCTGGTAATGAAAACATCTCAGGAAGTAGCTAGCATGACATGATATTACCTAAAAATACCGTGTCAGTCTTAAATACTACCATTATTACCATGTCCACCTGATTTGACAGATTTGGGACGTGTAGTCTTGCTGGAGCTTCTTGTTTCTCCATGTGCTTTTTGATGATTAAAAGGTGCCTCTCCACTGTCTGCAGTAGAACCTTCATCGTGATCCTGTGAGTCAGCTTGTCGTCCACTCGAAGACTGTCTcgctataaataaataagtaattaagtaattaagTCTATGTTCACCTTAGAAATCCCAGCACATATACACAGACATGCaaatacaatatttacaacaactaTGATTCTAATCTGTACCCTAAAACAGCATTTAAGGGTACAGCATAAAACTGTGAGTATTCAAAAAATCAGCTGGATTATTTGAAACAACACCACGATGAAAACTGCTGTGCTCATAAAAAGAACAGACTGGTATTGTTAAAGTGGTGGGCAATTATTATCTTTTGTTGGCCATTGTAATAGAGGAAGACACTCATGACTTTGTGAAAGAGacagatacaaaaaaaaaagctgaacagAGAGATTGAAGAGTGAGAGAAGGAGGTAAAGAATAAGCAAAGGAAGAATAGCAAAGAATAAGGAAAGAGGGTTGCTGAAgacatttacaaaaaacaaaaaaaaaacaggtttggCCTTCAGCAACATATCACATCTATAGCTGTAGGTAATGTGCAGTACTTTGCTGTGGTTCTGCTTCTCTGGGCCTTTTGCAGCTGGTCGGAGAATCCTGCGAAGAGTCATTTTGTCTTTTCAGAGTTGTGATCCTGTTTCGGACGTAGTTCTTTAGACCTTTCCACGTGCGGTTCCTCAGTGCTTTTGCCTCAGCTTCAAGACACTTGACGCAGTCGTCCTTCTGGGGCACTTTGTG
This genomic stretch from Astatotilapia calliptera chromosome 12, fAstCal1.2, whole genome shotgun sequence harbors:
- the LOC113033310 gene encoding protein transport protein Sec24C isoform X1; this translates as MMDVPSANQSQTPCQPWAGQKDWSTASPPRHLFDPLPSFQHLNLRSPSDYTPCYNHLQMSSSSFQRDFTVFSPNNNNPHNSLLHVNNTDHSVQPVIPDVSATIPAASQGGNMNEDIHPCDTQWTSLHSPHNPYQAVAQHFQHPYTQQDSVNGPQSPHQNHLPIRPPLYENESLQCIPQPGFEGANARSSAVFTHNHASPTSPIEQQPQWTLPAHSGENINQFVPTAAAQVKSFTPQSLNSESRYGLDPELLPSAVKVMTEDKAEWEGKVFTSEPFSSLPPLATTSCIVEDRGNASPFAIRSTSYCVPCEGQAALLSCLPLGALITPLVKQSAEEKPLPLCKETECVVGCGGCGASMCPAMGWQDCGQRFYCPFCGKLSEVPWQHYQPTNGVNGVRVDKEKRPELSTGSYEILNSQKGEAAALLLAIDVSVSALRGGHLEFVTQQIQMLLNSMNREDGDALDVRVGLMTYDSRIHLYDLTPELSRPHMLVITETEDLQLPVREGLLVPLKDCISSIDSVLQLVPQFNTEGTDSGGVPMELPVKAGLAVLQGLGCPGKLLIFHTTSLIETGHTSSGFFGTNKPKSIFQPSEQAVSVVKECVHQGCGVHLFVLSHQDVGGAWPGDIPYLTGGALHTYSHLQGELDRERFSTDLKRTVETHTGYKAELRIFVSKDLRVSGCYGLFVPGSNPGRVTLATLDTWTTLAVELAHTRALDETRGVAIQVVLSYTLQTGDRRTRVHTLTLRCSRQLQDTFRHYQAQTLLTFYCKKSKEFALFTVYCAVQERPLQELREELQTEVTEALASYRKHCCSASVSAGQLVLPQYLRALPVYINSLRKSEVLLPGLRSSIHQRLQQRCQVLRMDTCSTATHFYPLLLPLPLSTDSSNLPKPEEALRCSAASLEPRGLYLVHTPLTLLLWVGTQVPACTLVELFNTSCFSSLPSGETKLPVLENHLSISIRSLINTLNSGASCTCKLWVVKQGDSCEEALQRHLVEDKSPNGGASYADFLYHLHVNSVRLLQ
- the LOC113033310 gene encoding protein transport protein Sec24C isoform X2 — its product is MMDVPSANQSQTPCQPWAGQKDWSTASPPRHLFDPLPSFQHLNLRSPSDYTPCYNHLQMSSSSFQRDFTVFSPNNNNPHNSLLHVNNTDHSVQPVIPDVSATIPAASQGGNMNEDIHPCDTQWTSLHSPHNPYQAVAQHFQHPYTQQDSVNGPQSPHQNHLPIRPPLYENESLQCIPQPGFEGANARSSAVFTHNHASPTSPIEQQPQWTLPAHSGENINQFVPTAAAQVKSFTPQSLNSESRYGLDPELLPSAVKVMTEDKAEWEGKVFTSEPFSSLPPLATTSCIVEDRGNASPFAIRSTSYCVPCEGQAALLSCLPLGALITPLVKQSAEEKPLPLCKETECVVGCGGCGASMCPAMGWQDCGQRFYCPFCGKLSEVPWQHYQPTNGVNGVRVDKEKRPELSTGSYEILNSQKGEAAALLLAIDVSVSALRGGHLEFVTQQIQMLLNSMNREDGDALDVRVGLMTYDSRIHLYDLTPELSRPHMLVITETEDLQLPVREGLLVPLKDCISSIDSVLQLVPQFNTEGTDSGGVPMELPVKAGLAVLQGLGCPGKLLIFHTTSLIETGHTSSGFFGTNKPKSIFQPSEQAVSVVKECVHQGCGVHLFVLSHQDVGGAWPGDIPYLTGGALHTYSHLQGELDRERFSTDLKRTVETHTGYKAELRIFVSKDLRVSGCYGLFVPGSNPGRVTLATLDTWTTLAVELAHTRALDETRGVAIQVVLSYTLQTGDRRTRVHTLTLRCSRQLQDTFRHYQAQTLLTFYCKKMYCAVQERPLQELREELQTEVTEALASYRKHCCSASVSAGQLVLPQYLRALPVYINSLRKSEVLLPGLRSSIHQRLQQRCQVLRMDTCSTATHFYPLLLPLPLSTDSSNLPKPEEALRCSAASLEPRGLYLVHTPLTLLLWVGTQVPACTLVELFNTSCFSSLPSGETKLPVLENHLSISIRSLINTLNSGASCTCKLWVVKQGDSCEEALQRHLVEDKSPNGGASYADFLYHLHVNSVRLLQ